The Longimicrobium sp. genomic sequence GGGTACTCTGAGCCACGACGTTCGCGACGTTCCGCCCGTGTCCACGGAACGTCTCGACGGCGGACTGGAACAGCCGATCCGGAAGCAGCCCCACGTCTTCCGCGAACATCGTGAAGACGCAGCGCATGAGGAACTGCGCCACCCGCTCGCCGCCCATTCCGCGCGCCTCCAGCGACGCGGAGAGCCGCGCCAGCCGCTCGGCCACCTCGCGCGTGACCACGCGGCCGCGCACCGCGGGGTTCAGCGACTCGGGATTCTCCCAGACGGCGCGCAGGAACTCGATGTCGTCATCGCGCTGCCACAGCGTGCGCAAGTCGATGCGGCGCGAGGCGTTGAGCCCGCCAAAATTGCCACCCCATCGATCCCACACCAGCAGCGTCCGCGCGACGTTCATCACCATCAGGTATGGTGGCGGCCCATGCGCCACGTCGCCCGCGTACCCCTTCGCCTGCCCGTACGCCGCGCCCAGCACGCGGTCCGCGCCGGCGCCCGCGTCGGTGTGCTTGGCCTCGAGGATGAAGGTCCCGCGACGGTACAGGTCGATGAAGTTGGTCGTCTCCTTTCCCGTCCGCCGGTCGGTGGTGGTGACGGGATACTCGAACTCGTAGCCGGATCCGCGCGGCTGCGGCCGGGCCACGCCCAGCGCGTCGCAGAGCTCGGTGGCGTACGACTGGAAGTTGGCGCGCTCGGCCGCGGGAACGGCGTCCCACTTTTCGGCGAGCGCGCGGAGTGCGGGGCTTTGTGGATGCACGAGGAAGCGAGATGTGGCAGGCAGGAGTAACCGGCGAACCGCGGTCCGGCCGGGCTACGTGACGATGGAAATCAGTGCGGCGGTGCAGTACCCCGCGCCGCCCACGCACGTGCCGTCAGGGTGATACCGCCGTCGGGCGAGATCGGGAGCCGGCTGCGGATCCGCTCGCGCAGCGCTCCCCGGCGCTCGTCGTCCAGGGAGACGGCGTAGCCGGGCGCCGGGCCCTGTCCGCCCAGGAACGGCTCCCAGTAATCGTCGAAGTCGCGGAAGCGGGTGGGGATGTCGATCGCGCGCACGTCCACGCCGCCCAGCCCCGCGGATGCGAAGAGGGCGCGCAGAGGCTCCGGCCGGCAGATGGGGAAGCGGCGCCCCTCGTCCAGTTGCGCGGCGGCCGGATCCAGCTCCACGGCCGCGTCCCAGAAGGTGCGGATGAGCTGCATCTCCCCGGCGTAATCCCAGACGTACGCGGCCACCACCCCGCCCGGCCGCACCACGCGCCGCATCTCCGCGACCGCGCGCGCCGGCTCCGGCACGAAGTTCAGCACCAGCCCCGACACCGCGGCATCGCAGGCGTGCGGGGGATCGGGGAGATGCGTGGCGTCGGCCTGCGCGAACTCGGCGCGCGGATCGTCCACCCGCTCGCGCGCGGCGGCCACGTGGTCGGGCGAGAGATCGTATCCGCGCACACGCCGGGGCGAGGCCGCATCGAGGATCGCCGCCGCCAGCGCACCCGTGCCGCAGCCGACGTCCACCCACTCGCGCCCGTCCGGCACGCCCAGCCAGCGGACGAACTCCGCGGCGACGGGGCGGCTCCATCGTCCGATGTACCGCTCGTACGCGTCGCCGCTCGCCCAGCTATCGCGTGTCATCGCCATCTCCTCGCAAGCGGCCGGGGAAAGATGGGCCGCGACGATGATTGGTCGGTCGAACTGCGTGCGGAAGATGCGCTACCGGAGCGGCCGCAGGACTTCGGGCGCGGGCAGGCTCGCCGGCGTGCCGCCACCCAGCGCATGGACCTCGATCCCCGCCAGCACGCCCTCGCGCTCGAAGATGAAGATGCCGCTCACCTCATCTCCGTCGCCATGAACGAAATCACCCAGGATGCGCAGCCCGCCGGCGGCGGGGCGGTGAAGCCCGTCGACCGCGAGGGCGATGCTCGCGCACCCGCATCCGCAGCGCGACACCACGCGCGCACGCCCGAGCTGCGGCAGGAACGCGCGCCCGTCCGCCTCGCCGTGCTCCAGCATCCACGTGGCGAGCGCGCGCTCCGCGTAGGTCAGCGGGCGATCTTCGGGGATGGGCCGGAGCGCGGGAATCTTCATCGGCTCGATGCCCGTTCCGCCATGGCCGTTCTACCTCCAGATCCGCATCGGTCCACCACGATTCACGGCGTCGCGCCGGGGTGTGGTTCCCCGAGCAGATCGCACCGTCAGGCATCCCTCGCGAGCGTGGCGGCCCACGGATGCTCCGGTGCGCGCCGGGCGATCGCGGCGCGAAGCCATGCGCGCGCCTCGCCGTCCATCACCTCCTGCGCAACGGCGAAGTCGTGCTCGTCCGTGGCGCGCGGCGCCTTGGACTTGTACAGCAGCACGATCTCGGGCGCGAGCACCGTCACGCCGGACGGCAGCATGCGCAACGCCCGCGCGATCGGCCGACGCACCGCCGGGTCGCGGCGGTAGATCCAGCTCTCCTCGTCCCGCTCGTTCAGCAGGATCTCCAGTCCGCCTGCGGTATCTCCAGATGCCGGCCGGGCGTGGATCTCGTGCGCCGGCAGCTCCAGCCACTCGCCCGCGGACCAGGGCACCCCCGCTCCTTCCCGCATCGCTTCGAACGTCCACCCCGGCAGCGCCGCGCGGAGCGCCGCCTGGTCGCGCCGGAACATGGCGATGTCGACGTCGCCGTGTGCCCGCGTCACCCGGCCCAGCGCCAGGTCGATCGCCCACCCGCCGGCAATCGCCCACGGCGCGCGCAGATCGCGCAGCGCGTGCGCCGCCGCCGCAACCGCGGGCGGAAGCGAGAGATGCGCGCTCATCGCGGTCTCCGCCACGGATGCCTCCGATACGGGAAATCCCCATGCACGGCCACGAGGGAAGATCGCCGGACACGCGCGAGCCGCAATGGGCCTCCATCGGGCGACGGTGCTCGGCGACGACGAGCCGGACGAAAGCAGTCCGGCGCCGCACGGAGGATCGTGGCGGATCTCCGAATCGGACGGCGGGAAACGCTCTGACTGGGAGCCGGATGGTTGCCGCTGGATGTTCGGATGATCTTCTCGGATCGCCTGCTTCTTTCCCTTTTCTGAGGCTTGCGCACGTGGACGGTAAACATCTTGACGTAAAAATAAAGTCGGTTTATGGTAGCAGCGGAGACTAACAGTGCCGAAGGGGCGCTCGCGTGTCGCTCCTTCAGGGGTCTCCGCTCCCACCATCCCTGGAGGAGGACGCCATGAAGGGAATGCCGGCAGCCATCACCCGCACCTTTGTCGCCGCCGTGCTGGCGGCGGGCCTGGGCGCCTGCTCGGACGTCACCAGCAGCGACGTGGGCCGCGGTCCATCGGCGCCGCGCCGGCTCGCGACGGGCGGCAGCGAGCTCCTCACCAGCAGCCAGACCCTGACGCCCGTCGGGAGCACGGGCGTGAACGCGGTGACCTACAGCGTGACCATGCCGGCGTCGGGCCCCATCTACCTGACGTTCAACGGCCGCATCGACTGGCCGAACACCGCGGGCAACAGCAACGTGCTGAAGATCGTGGTGAACGACATCGTGGTCAGCGGCACGTACAAGTCGTCGCCGGCGTCGTACTCCTACTCCTGGGGCAGCGAGCCATACTGGGCCTTCCGCGGCGCCTCTTATGGACAGCCGGAGTACCTGTGGGGACTGTTCTGGAGCCCCAACTTCAGCCAGAACACCGTCTCGTCCGACGGCTACTACGTGACGAGCCCGTCGAACCCGTACTACTACGAGTTCAACATCACCGGGCTGGTGCGGTACTCGCAGGCCAACAACATCACCATCCGCAACCTGGGCGGCTGGGTGAAGACGCTCACCGGGAACCAGCCCAACGCCGTCCTGCAGAACATCACCGTACGCAACTACTAGCCGGCGGCACGGCTCCGGCACGCCGAAAACGCGAACGGGCGGGGGATGAATCCCTCGCCCGTTCGCCGCATTACCGTCTCACTCCTCTCACCCTTGCCCCCTGTGCCTTGCAGGCGATCTACGCTGCATGGACTGCCCGCACCTGCTGATGCAGGAACTCGGGGGCGAAGTCGGCGCCGTTCGGCCATACGATCGTCTTCAGCTCCGGATGGACGGTTACGCTGGCGAACAGGGCCACGTCCCGGAGTGGCTCAAATACCGGCCCTTCCAGCTCCGGGCCGAGATCCACCTCGCCCTCCCGGCCATCGTTGAAGCGAAGCCACAGAACGTGTTCGCGCACGTGATGTACGGCAGTCACGTTTACCATGTGCCTCCAGCGGTGCAGTGGTCGCTTGGCATGAGCTACTCCAACGGCGGGATGGGCTCCAGCGGCTGCCGTGCCCGGGCGCGCTCCCAGTTCGCGAGAAGCTCGTCACGGTGCAGGCTCAGCCACTCCAGCACATGGCCGAGCGCGCGTCGTGGAAAACGGCCCTCGACTACACCGTCGACAATCCCGACGGTGACCTCGTACCCGCCGTAGGTGGCGTGGAAGTGAGGCGGCTCGTGATCGCGGTAGAAGATGGCGATTACGATTCCGAGAAAGCGGCTGATTTCTGGCATGGTGCCAAATTAAACGCGGATCGCCAACTGCGGAATGGCGGTTCAGCGTGATCGCCGCGCCTCAGCTCCGCGCCTTCCGCCGCCCGCCCCCCTTCCGCCCCTTTGCGCCACCTCCCGGCCCGCCGCCGCCCGGCTTGGGGCCGCGTCCGCGCCCGCCGCCGCGGCGCGGACCGTGGCTGCCGTCGCGCCCGCCCTCGGCGTCCGCGCTGGCGTGGGCGTGCTTGCGGCCGCGGGGGCCGCCGTGCTTGTGGCGCTGGCCGGCGCGGCGGGGGCGGTCGCCGTCCTGGGCGAAATCGCCGCCGCCCGAATCGTTCTCGTCCCACCCCTTCGGCTTGCGGCGCGCGCGGTGGCCGCGCCCGCCCTCGGTCAGCTCGATCTTCGCGTCGTCCAGCGTCTTCGCGCGGATGGGGTCCTTCTTCCCGCGGATCACCAGCCACTGCAGCGGCCGCCCCTCGATCTCCGCCGGCACCTCGTCCTCGTCCAGCCGGTAGAGAAGCTTGGCCGGGATGCGCGCGCGCACCACGCCGGCGCCGTCCTCCACCGCGTAGTCCAGCGGGTACATCTCGCCGCGCAGCTCGATCTCGCCCGGCAGCGCCATCCACTTCTGCCGCTCGTCGCGCGGCACGATGGCGTCGGCGTCCATGCGCAGCGGCGTGTCCATGAACTCCTGGAACGTGCGCGCGTTCGCCAGCCGCGCGGCCACCGCGTCCGCCAGCGCTTCGTCGCTCGCCGCGGCCACCGTGCCGCCGGAGCGGCGCCACACCTCGCGCAGCTCGCGCATCACCGCGCGGTTGGCCAGCTGGTCGGGGTGATACGCCTTCCCCGTCACCACCGCCTCGGCCAGCGCGCGGCGGGCGGCATCCTCCATCCCCTCGGGGAAGCGCTCCACGCCCTCGTCCACCGTCTCCAGCACGAAGCCGTGGTACTCGCGCGCGTGCACGATGCGCAGCGGGTGGCGCTTGTGGCTGGGGTCGTACACGAACTCGGCCTCGCCCGGCGTCGCGAACTCCCAGAGCAGGTCCGTCTCCAGCTGCGTTCCGCTGATCGACCCGCGCGCGCGGCCGTTCTTGTCGGAGAAGTACATCAGGTCGCCGGCCACCGGACCCCAGTTGCCGCAGACGCTGGTCTTGCTGACGCGCACCTCCTCGCCCCAGCTGGTCTCCTCGTCGATCACCAGCGAGAACGGCATCACCCGCGCGACCAGGCGCTTCCAGTCGCGCTCGATGGCGCGGTTCACCTTCGGCATCTGCCGCGGCAGCTCCATGTCCAGCGAGCGGTAGATCGAGGCGATGGCCAGCGCCGCGTCCTCGATCGACCGCACCAGCACGCCGCGCTCGTCGCACCACCTGGCCAGCTCCTCCTCCACGAACACGTGCCGCGGCAGGCCGTACACGTGCCCGATGGTTCCCAGCTCCTCCAGCGCGTGCTGGTAGATGTTGTACGCGGTGAGGTTGTCGCTCCCGCGGATCACGTACTGCCCGATGTCGTTGTCCGGCTTCAGCATGCGGTGCAGCGACTCGATCGACGCGCATCCCGAGACGACGGGCACCATGTGCTCGTCGGCGTTCACCAGCAGCTCGCCCCACGCGCGGTCCACGGGGAGCACCTCCACGCGCTTCCCGTAGTCCGTCAGCCGGTTGTTGGCGATCAGCCCGCGCTTCGTGAGCGTCTCCACCGAGCGGCGGTAGGCGATGCGGTCGAGGGGGACGGGAAGGTCGAGCTCGTCCGCGCGCACGCCCATCGCCGCGCAGGTCAGCGCCACGCGCTCGGGGTCGCCCGCGAGCTGGAAGTTGGGCTCGGTGGGCCGCAGCGCCTCGAACTCGATGTCGCGCTCGGAGAGGATCCACACCTCGCCGTTCTCCACGCGCCCGTGCACGCGGCCGGCCATCTGCAGGATCTCGTTCGCGCCCAGCGGCAGGCGGGTGAGGACGGAGCGCCCGCGGTTCACGAGGGTGGTGAACTGCGCGTCCTCGATCACCACCGTGTCCAGCCCGCGGATGTTCAGCGCGCTCTGCCCGGCGCTGGTCATGGCCAGCACGAACGGGTGCGGCGCGCCGTCGCCCTCCAGGAACGGGCGCAGCTTGGCCACCGGCTCGCCGCCGTGGTAGTACTCGGTCAGGACGTTGGGATACTTCTCGCTGAGCGCCTTGGCGATCTCCTCCGTCCCCGCGCGCGTCGGGACGAAGACTGCGACGCCGCGCCGGTTCTTGATCACGTGCCGCATGAAGCGCTCGGCCAGAAAGCCCAGCGGGTTCAGCGTGTTGCTGACGCGCACCTCGGCCGCCTTCTCGGGGTCGAACGCGCTCGACTCGATCACCGCGGCGGAGTTCAGGTATTCCGCGTAGAACGTCGGATCGACCGTCGCGGAGAGCCAGACGAAGCGGCAGTTCGCGCGCTTCGCGAGGGCCAGGCAGAGCTCCAGCTCCGCGCTGGTCTGGTGGATCTCGTCGACCACCACGATGTCGCTGGAGTCGATCAGGTCGTCCTGCAGCCACCGCCGGGCGATGCCGGTGGTGATGATGACGACGTTCCAGTTGGGCGTGTCGGGCGTGGCCTCGCGCTCGCGGTTCACCACGCCCACGCGCAGCTCCGGCCCCACGATCTCCTGGGCGATGGGGCGCACCGCCAGCGTCTTGCCGGTGCCGGTGCCGGCCATGATGCCGAAGCCCTTCCCCTCGCGCGCGAGCGTGCGGATTTCCTCGCCGTGCTCGCGCTCCATGATCGTCACCACGTTGGTCAGCTGCACGCCCAGCTCGATGGTCTCGCAGGCGGCGCGGGTGGGGGCGATGACGACGACGCGGCCCTCGGCGGGGCGTCCGGGATAGCGTTCGGACGGGGGGGTGGTCGAGACTTCGACCATGCGGTTCCGGGCCTTGTGGAAGCTTGGGTTTGACGCGGGACTCCGCGTGGACGCACAATACGTCCGCACCCGAAATTCGCAAGAACACGGCCAGATGGGGATGATGCCCGAAACCGCGCCAGCACTCGTATTTGCCAGCACATCCGAGGTCGCCCGCTGCACCGGGCCGGCCGCCGAGAGCGAGTCCGCCGACCCCGCCGCGACCCTCGCGAAGGGCGCCGTCGCGGTCCGCGATGGCGTGATCGTCGACGTCGATCGGGAGGATGCGCTGCTCGCGCGCTTCCCCGATGCCCAGCGCGTGGACTGCGGCGGGCGCGTGCTGACGCCGGGCTTGGTCGACTCGCACACGCACGCCGTCTTCGGCCGCTACCGGACCGACGAGTACGCGCTGCGCAGCCGCGGCGTGCCGTACATGGAGATCGCGCGGCGCGGCGGCGGCATCAACGCCTCCGTCCGCGACCTGCGGGGGAGATCGGAAGACGAGCTGGTGGAGATGGCGCTCCCCCGCCTCCACGAGATGCTGGCGTGCGGCACCACCACGGCCGAGGTGAAGAGCGGCTATGGCCTGTCGACGGCGGACGAGCTGAAGACGCTCCGCGCGATCCGGCGGCTGAACGAGCTGCAGCCCATCGACCTCGTCCCCACCTTCCTCGGCGCGCACGAGTTCCCGCCGGAGTACCGGGGGAGCGATGCGGAGCGGGAGAAGTACGTCGACCTGCTCGTCATGGAGATGATTCCCGCCGTCGCGGAGGCCGGGCTCGCGCGCTTCTGCGACGTGTTCATGGAGCCCGGCGTCTTCACCCGCGATCAGACGGAGCGCATCCTCCGCGCGGGGCTGGAGCACGGGCTCCGCCCCAAGCTGCACGCCGACGAGCTGGAGGGCAGCGGCGGCGCCGAGCTCGCCGCGGAGCTGGGCGCCGCCTCCGCCGACCACCTCGGCGCCATCTCCGACGCAGGGATCGCCGCCCTCGCGTCCTCGTCCACCGTGGCGACGCTTCTTCCCGGCACCCTCTTCTTCCTCGGCCGCCCGAAGTGGGCGCCCGGCCGTGCTCTGCTGGATGCAGGTGCGACAGTGGCGCTCGCGACGGACTTCAACCCCGGCTCGTGCCCCTCGCCGAACCTGCAGTTCACCATGACCGCCGCCTGCTCGCGCATGGGCATGAGCCCCGCCGAGTCCCTCCGCGCCGCCACCGCCGCCGGCGCCGCCGCGCTGGAGCTGGCAGGAGGTCAGGGCACGATCACCCCCGGCGCCCCGGCGGACCTGGTGCTGTGGAACGCGGCGTCGATCGGCGAGATCCCGTATCGGCTTGCCGCGCCGCTCGTTGCGGGGGTGTGGAAGGCAGGCGCGCGGGTGGTGTGATCCCGGGATCGGTTCCGGAGGGCGGTTGAAACCGCGGCAACAACGGCCCGAAGTCCGCCTTCGCGGACTCGCCTGGAGAGATCTGCTCGCAACCTTCACCGGGATGCCGGATGCGTGCACCTTACACTCAGCTCTATCTCCACCTCGTTTGGGCGACGTGGGATCGGCACCCGTTCCTCGTGCGCGGGATCCGGGAGCGGGTCTACGAGTGCATCCAGGCCGAATGCGTGGCCCCGCGCGCGGATGTCGTCGCGATGGGTGGAATGGAGGACCACGTGCACCTGCTCGTTCGCGTCTCGCCGGCCATCGCCCCGGCCGACCTGGTGAAGCGGGTGAAAGGCGCATCGTCGCACATGGTCAACCATGAGATCCGGCCGCCGTTCTACTTCAAGTGGCAGGGCGCCTACGGCGCCTTCAGCGTCTCGAAGCGGCATGTCCCCCTGATCCGCGAGTACGTGCTGCGCCAGGAGGAGCACCATCGCGACCGGACTTTGTACCCCCTCCTCGAGCCTCCCGCTGCGCCGGCAGCCGAACCGAAGCTCAACGGAGCGCGGTGATGCCGCCGAGCGAGTCCGCGAAGGCGGACTTCGGGCCGTTGTTGCCGCGAATTCCATTCGCCCTTTCCCGGCACTCCAGAGCTCGCCCCTCCCGCGGTTGACCAACTCGCGACAATCCGTTATCTTCCCGCGAGATTTCTGGAAAAGTGGAGGCCGGCGGGCCTCCCACCTGTCGGTTCCGCCCACTCGCGGGCGAGATGCTGCCGGGTCCGCACTGCGGAAGCGCGCCCGCTCTCTCCCTCGCCGGGAGAGAGACCCGGGTGCGTTTGCGGTGAAACGGACCTGAACCTTCAGGTCCGTTTTTGTTTCCCCTCCTCGAACGGAGTCGCGCCATCAACGAGAAGCTGCGGGTCAACCGCCAAATCCGCATCAGCCCGGTCCGGGTGATCAGCCCGGACGGCGAGCAGGTCGGGATCATCCCGATCGAGCGGGCGATGGAGATCGCGGAGGAACAGGGCCTGGACCTGGTGGAGGTCGCGCCGCTGGCCCGCCCCCCGGTCTGCCGCATCATGGACTACGGGAAGTTCAAGTACGAGGAGCAGCGGCAGGCGCGCGAGGCGCGCAAGCGGCAGCACCACGTGCAGATCAAGGAAGTCAAGATGCGCCCGGGGATCGAGGATCACGACTTCGACTTCAAGACCCGGCACGCCCGCCGCTTCCTGGAAGAGGGGAACAAGGTCAAGCTGACCATGATGTTCCGCGGGCGGCAGATGGCGCATCCCGAGTTCGGGCGCCAGGTGCTGGACCGCGTTTCCACCATGCTGCAGGACGTCAGCAAGGTGGAGCAGTTTCCGCAGATGGAGGGCCGGAGCATGGTGATGGTGCTCGCCCCCACGGCAAAGCCAACCTGAGGACCGCCCAGAGCGCGGCCGCTCAGCCGGAAAGGAAAGAAGTACCATGCCCAAGATGAAGACGCACCGCGGCGCCGCCAAGCGCTTCAAGAGCACGGCCAGCGGCCGCGTGAAGCGCGGCCACGCGTTCCACAGCCACATCCTGACCAAGAAGTCGCAGAAGCGGAAGCGCAACCTGCGCGGCACCACCATGCTGGCCAAGGCCGACGAGAAGCGCGTGAAGCGCCTGATCCAGGGCTGAACGGCACTTTTCGCATTCTTCTTCGACCTTCTGACAGCTGAGGGATAGACCATGCCCCGCGTGAAGAACAACGTGGCCCGGCTCCGCCGCAAGCGGCAGATCCTGGCCGACGCCAAGGGATATTTCGGCCGGCGCAAGAACCTGTACAAGACGGCCAAGGAGGCCGTCGAGCGCGCCCGCCGCTATGCGTACCGCGACCGCAAGAACCGCAAGCGCGAGTTCCGCCGCCTGTGGATCATCCGCATCAACGCCGCGGCGCGCATGCACGACCTGTCGTACTCGCGCTTCATGGACGGCCTGAAGAAGGCCGGCATCGAGATCGACCGCAAGGTGCTGGCGGACCTGGCCGTGCGCGAGCCGCAGGCCTTCGAGCAGCTCGCCACCGCCGCGCGGTCCTCGCTGGGCTGAGCTCCGTCTCGCCAAGCACGAGCCACGCAAGCGGCGCCGGGGTCACACCGACCCACGGCGCCGCTTCGCGCATCCGGGGGTAGCCAGACAGGGCACCACGGAACAGATTGTGGTTGAAGTGCGGAAGTGCGGAAGTGCGGAAGTGCGGAAGTGCGGAAGTGCGGAAGTGCGGAAGTGCGGAAGTGCGGAAGTGCGGAAGTGCGGAGGATCGATTCGCCCGCGCTTCGGCAGCGCTGAAGCTTGAATGGCGGGCGGATGGGTGGGGATCGAGTCCGCGAAGGCGGACTTCGGGCCGTTGTTGCCGCGAATTCATTCGCCGGGTGGGGGAGCCGGACGGACACCGAATCGCTGACCGGAGCCGAAGGGTGAAGACGCTTTCAACCGCCCTCCTCCTGCTCGCCCTGGGAAGCGCGCGGGGCGCGGCACAGCGCGTGGCCCCGGAAGATGCCGCTCCGTCGCCGACGCCGGCGGCAAGGTTCGTGGCGCTGGTGCCGCCGCTGGAGGCCGAGGGGCACTGCGTGACGCTGCCGGCCCCGATGGGGCAGCGGGTCACGATCCTGCAGATGGAGGGGGCCAATGGCCTCCGCCGCAACCTCATGCTGCGCTACGGCGCGGACGGAGAGCTCCGCGCCTACACCGACGCCCGCGGGATCGTGCGGACGGACGGGACCGCGCCCCGGACCACCGTCCTGCTGGACTTCCACGGGCGGAGCGGCGCGGCGACGAACGAGCAGGCGCCGCCCGGAAGCGCCGCCACCCGGGGAATGGTGCTCGCCCGGCCCGAGGAGATGCTGGACCTGGCCAGCCTGGGCACGCCGCGGCGGATGATCGAGATGGTGAAGGCGCGGTGCGGCGGCTGAGCGGAAGGACGGACCGATGACGAGCGTGGATGCGAACGTGAGCGTTGTAGACGAGCTGGTCGGGCAGCTGGCGGAGCTCCGCCGCGAGGGCGAGGCCGCCGTGGGCGGCGCGTCTTCCGCGCAGGAGCTGGAGTCGCTGCGCGTGGAGTACCTGGGGCGCAAGGGG encodes the following:
- a CDS encoding DUF2442 domain-containing protein, translating into MVNVTAVHHVREHVLWLRFNDGREGEVDLGPELEGPVFEPLRDVALFASVTVHPELKTIVWPNGADFAPEFLHQQVRAVHAA
- the rplT gene encoding 50S ribosomal protein L20; protein product: MPRVKNNVARLRRKRQILADAKGYFGRRKNLYKTAKEAVERARRYAYRDRKNRKREFRRLWIIRINAAARMHDLSYSRFMDGLKKAGIEIDRKVLADLAVREPQAFEQLATAARSSLG
- the hutI gene encoding imidazolonepropionase — encoded protein: MMPETAPALVFASTSEVARCTGPAAESESADPAATLAKGAVAVRDGVIVDVDREDALLARFPDAQRVDCGGRVLTPGLVDSHTHAVFGRYRTDEYALRSRGVPYMEIARRGGGINASVRDLRGRSEDELVEMALPRLHEMLACGTTTAEVKSGYGLSTADELKTLRAIRRLNELQPIDLVPTFLGAHEFPPEYRGSDAEREKYVDLLVMEMIPAVAEAGLARFCDVFMEPGVFTRDQTERILRAGLEHGLRPKLHADELEGSGGAELAAELGAASADHLGAISDAGIAALASSSTVATLLPGTLFFLGRPKWAPGRALLDAGATVALATDFNPGSCPSPNLQFTMTAACSRMGMSPAESLRAATAAGAAALELAGGQGTITPGAPADLVLWNAASIGEIPYRLAAPLVAGVWKAGARVV
- a CDS encoding nucleotidyltransferase domain-containing protein is translated as MSAHLSLPPAVAAAAHALRDLRAPWAIAGGWAIDLALGRVTRAHGDVDIAMFRRDQAALRAALPGWTFEAMREGAGVPWSAGEWLELPAHEIHARPASGDTAGGLEILLNERDEESWIYRRDPAVRRPIARALRMLPSGVTVLAPEIVLLYKSKAPRATDEHDFAVAQEVMDGEARAWLRAAIARRAPEHPWAATLARDA
- a CDS encoding class I SAM-dependent methyltransferase, yielding MTRDSWASGDAYERYIGRWSRPVAAEFVRWLGVPDGREWVDVGCGTGALAAAILDAASPRRVRGYDLSPDHVAAARERVDDPRAEFAQADATHLPDPPHACDAAVSGLVLNFVPEPARAVAEMRRVVRPGGVVAAYVWDYAGEMQLIRTFWDAAVELDPAAAQLDEGRRFPICRPEPLRALFASAGLGGVDVRAIDIPTRFRDFDDYWEPFLGGQGPAPGYAVSLDDERRGALRERIRSRLPISPDGGITLTARAWAARGTAPPH
- the infC gene encoding translation initiation factor IF-3 — its product is MFPLLERSRAINEKLRVNRQIRISPVRVISPDGEQVGIIPIERAMEIAEEQGLDLVEVAPLARPPVCRIMDYGKFKYEEQRQAREARKRQHHVQIKEVKMRPGIEDHDFDFKTRHARRFLEEGNKVKLTMMFRGRQMAHPEFGRQVLDRVSTMLQDVSKVEQFPQMEGRSMVMVLAPTAKPT
- the rpmI gene encoding 50S ribosomal protein L35, yielding MPKMKTHRGAAKRFKSTASGRVKRGHAFHSHILTKKSQKRKRNLRGTTMLAKADEKRVKRLIQG
- a CDS encoding type IIL restriction-modification enzyme MmeI; protein product: MHPQSPALRALAEKWDAVPAAERANFQSYATELCDALGVARPQPRGSGYEFEYPVTTTDRRTGKETTNFIDLYRRGTFILEAKHTDAGAGADRVLGAAYGQAKGYAGDVAHGPPPYLMVMNVARTLLVWDRWGGNFGGLNASRRIDLRTLWQRDDDIEFLRAVWENPESLNPAVRGRVVTREVAERLARLSASLEARGMGGERVAQFLMRCVFTMFAEDVGLLPDRLFQSAVETFRGHGRNVANVVAQST
- the tnpA gene encoding IS200/IS605 family transposase, producing MRAPYTQLYLHLVWATWDRHPFLVRGIRERVYECIQAECVAPRADVVAMGGMEDHVHLLVRVSPAIAPADLVKRVKGASSHMVNHEIRPPFYFKWQGAYGAFSVSKRHVPLIREYVLRQEEHHRDRTLYPLLEPPAAPAAEPKLNGAR
- a CDS encoding DUF4160 domain-containing protein, which produces MPEISRFLGIVIAIFYRDHEPPHFHATYGGYEVTVGIVDGVVEGRFPRRALGHVLEWLSLHRDELLANWERARARQPLEPIPPLE